In a single window of the Aminomonas paucivorans DSM 12260 genome:
- a CDS encoding D-aminoacyl-tRNA deacylase: MGEAVWFFSMGEGVHHVSRDVYTRVEALFSPEPEGWSVDGYPVTRCRDAWGHTHRFLRTRTLVSYDYAAYLPVLRERFAGADLAGEVTWHAGDNAPDRVLTAHTIGDVPSGVFCSSRPEVLRNLLESLEDHAAALGLEGWRALPEATHWSGSCHGGNPADLSRYPSMLVDVELGSTPDAWENPRAQEALARSLLEALRPRPRMVHLLCLGGVHFEPSFAEGATDRSRDLGLGHVLPNQWVVSGRYEDEDGPAKLDAAAASVQGGVDAVVYHEGLKGCYRQLCRDLGARLAVPVWKHRGMRKG, translated from the coding sequence ATGGGCGAGGCGGTCTGGTTCTTCAGCATGGGGGAGGGGGTGCACCACGTCTCCCGAGATGTTTACACCCGGGTGGAGGCGCTTTTCTCCCCCGAGCCGGAGGGGTGGAGCGTGGACGGGTACCCGGTGACCCGGTGTCGGGACGCCTGGGGCCACACCCACCGGTTCCTTCGCACCCGAACCCTGGTGAGCTACGACTACGCCGCCTACCTGCCGGTGCTGCGGGAGCGCTTCGCCGGGGCGGACCTGGCGGGGGAGGTCACCTGGCACGCCGGGGACAACGCCCCGGATCGGGTGCTCACCGCCCACACCATCGGCGACGTGCCCTCCGGGGTCTTCTGCTCCTCCCGTCCCGAGGTGCTGCGCAACCTGTTGGAGAGCCTGGAGGACCACGCCGCCGCCCTGGGGCTGGAGGGATGGCGGGCGCTGCCCGAGGCCACCCACTGGTCCGGCTCCTGCCACGGGGGGAACCCGGCGGACCTGAGCCGGTACCCCTCCATGCTGGTGGACGTGGAGCTGGGCAGCACCCCCGATGCCTGGGAGAACCCCCGGGCCCAGGAAGCCCTGGCCCGGAGCCTCCTGGAGGCCCTGCGTCCCCGGCCCCGCATGGTCCACCTGCTCTGCCTGGGGGGCGTGCACTTCGAGCCCTCCTTCGCCGAGGGGGCCACGGACCGAAGCCGCGACCTGGGGCTGGGGCACGTGCTGCCCAACCAGTGGGTCGTGTCGGGGCGCTACGAGGACGAGGACGGCCCCGCCAAGCTGGACGCCGCCGCGGCCTCCGTACAGGGCGGGGTGGACGCGGTGGTGTACCACGAGGGCCTCAAGGGCTGTTACCGCCAGCTCTGCCGCGACCTGGGAGCCCGCCTCGCCGTGCCCGTCTGGAAGCACCGGGGGATGAGGAAGGGGTAG
- a CDS encoding TolC family protein produces MNRILRRNILAGLTALLLLVPAGSLGASETPADLSLEEALSLGLETNLEVARAKEELDKAEGLLTQARSALLPALSAVGSATGRNEDSSKPEREGTGSLALSQTLYAGGVIRAGEQQALLNRQKAQESLEETRETVALKVYEAFCGVLLRGENLKTAEDALGYYDKATKDLRKRLELGLSTRLDLSRMEQQRENARVDVITAANNLSAARIVLFTLLRLPPEAPTVVSGDLTVTAVSVDAPSLAAQALNRRPDLLALRTAAAIQKQAVDIAKAGMRPTVTLTGSYQFVYDSNPSSNTKDDDWIATLNVSVPLFDGGKTRGKVTQESAVLRQTEQSVSQKEDAVRAEVVDAGLTLNSAAEAVTSARKNLDLARESLRLAEVGYREGVDTQLDVLAARTSVTEARQKLSGAQRDHRVALARLWRSQGILVDQALKAR; encoded by the coding sequence ATGAACCGCATTCTTCGTCGCAATATCCTGGCGGGCCTTACGGCTCTGCTGCTTCTGGTACCTGCGGGATCCTTGGGGGCGTCGGAGACTCCGGCGGACCTCTCCCTGGAGGAGGCCCTGTCGCTGGGGCTGGAGACGAACCTGGAGGTGGCCCGGGCCAAGGAGGAGTTGGACAAGGCGGAGGGCCTGCTGACCCAGGCCCGGTCGGCCCTGCTGCCCGCCCTTTCCGCGGTGGGCAGCGCCACGGGGCGCAACGAGGACTCTTCCAAGCCCGAACGGGAGGGGACGGGCTCCCTGGCCCTCTCCCAGACCCTCTACGCCGGAGGGGTGATCCGGGCGGGGGAGCAGCAGGCCCTGCTGAACCGGCAGAAGGCTCAGGAATCCCTGGAGGAGACCCGAGAGACCGTGGCGCTGAAGGTCTACGAGGCCTTCTGCGGGGTGCTGCTTCGGGGGGAGAACCTGAAGACCGCCGAGGATGCCCTGGGATACTACGACAAGGCCACGAAGGACCTTCGCAAGCGCCTGGAGCTGGGCCTGTCCACCAGGCTGGACCTGTCCCGGATGGAACAGCAGCGGGAGAACGCCCGGGTGGACGTGATCACCGCCGCCAACAACCTCTCCGCCGCCCGGATCGTGCTGTTCACCCTGCTGAGGCTGCCCCCGGAGGCCCCCACGGTGGTCTCGGGGGATCTGACTGTGACGGCTGTCTCGGTGGACGCGCCATCCCTGGCGGCCCAGGCCCTGAACCGTCGCCCTGACCTGCTGGCCCTGCGCACCGCCGCGGCGATCCAGAAACAGGCGGTGGACATCGCCAAAGCGGGGATGCGGCCCACGGTGACCCTCACGGGGTCCTACCAGTTCGTCTACGACTCCAACCCCTCCTCCAACACGAAGGACGACGACTGGATCGCCACGCTGAACGTGAGCGTCCCCCTCTTCGACGGGGGGAAGACCCGGGGCAAGGTGACCCAGGAGAGCGCGGTCCTCCGACAGACGGAGCAGAGCGTGTCCCAGAAGGAGGATGCGGTCCGGGCGGAGGTGGTGGACGCGGGGCTGACCCTGAACAGCGCCGCCGAGGCGGTGACTTCGGCCAGGAAGAACCTGGATCTGGCCCGGGAGAGCCTGCGGCTGGCGGAGGTGGGCTACCGGGAGGGCGTGGACACCCAGCTGGACGTGCTGGCGGCCCGAACCTCCGTGACGGAGGCCCGCCAGAAGCTCTCCGGGGCACAAAGAGACCACCGGGTGGCCCTGGCTCGACTGTGGCGGTCCCAGGGGATCCTGGTGGACCAGGCCCTGAAGGCCCGATGA
- a CDS encoding TetR/AcrR family transcriptional regulator, producing MPRLSEQKRAVLESMTRDALYEAALSILEAEGWMGLTMEKLAQRAGVAKGTVYNYFADKKEVVFFVLKRNGEALTREMEEIRMLGLDPAAELQRVLESLVLGIHRHRNVIAAVIRVVEENPELHSLHGPGSKNHPMRQAREAVLKVLTRGVECGTFRSFDPGLMEDLIHGILMSLGRMFGIGAFDGNPEVISEMVKDLVLHGILPRKGTDA from the coding sequence ATGCCGAGGCTTTCGGAACAGAAGCGGGCGGTGCTGGAGTCCATGACCCGGGACGCCCTGTACGAGGCGGCGCTGTCCATCCTGGAGGCGGAAGGGTGGATGGGGCTCACCATGGAAAAGCTGGCCCAGCGGGCGGGGGTGGCGAAGGGGACGGTGTACAACTACTTCGCCGACAAGAAGGAGGTGGTCTTCTTCGTCCTCAAACGCAACGGGGAGGCCCTCACCCGGGAGATGGAGGAGATCCGCATGCTGGGGCTGGATCCGGCGGCGGAGCTGCAGCGGGTCCTGGAGTCCCTGGTGCTGGGGATCCATCGGCACCGCAACGTCATCGCCGCGGTGATCCGGGTGGTGGAGGAAAACCCGGAGCTGCACTCCCTCCACGGCCCGGGCAGCAAGAACCACCCCATGCGTCAGGCCCGAGAGGCGGTGCTGAAGGTCCTGACCCGAGGCGTGGAGTGCGGGACCTTCCGGTCCTTCGACCCGGGGCTGATGGAGGACCTGATCCACGGCATCCTCATGAGCCTGGGGCGGATGTTCGGCATCGGCGCCTTCGACGGGAACCCGGAGGTGATCTCGGAGATGGTGAAGGACCTGGTCCTCCACGGCATCCTCCCCCGGAAGGGGACCGACGCATGA
- a CDS encoding efflux RND transporter periplasmic adaptor subunit gives MKIRELWKGKRGALLLLAVLGIVGIASLAGRSRAVPPPPPPAAARVDVVSPAAEPLLRQGFSASATLEALEDVVLVPKVSGKLKELRVSPGDRVRRGQVLAVLDHRDQDAQVGALSAQTAVNRAGLDQARAELEQAQRERERYRKLLAEGYATKQELDTRVTTLQTAQAAYNRAVATVRQSQASLQAQQVNRSEFVILAPMDGVVLKDYDLAPGALLGVSSPVAEVAQIDTLKAVIQVPENQLPRVREGMTGLLTGEGFPGREVTGTVRRIDPYVDPSTRTARVEVQVPNGGSEAPLKPGMFAKVFLVEATAKDALTLPPTVIRDGGVFVVEDGKARRRAVTVGLVLPDRVQILSGVASGDRVVVGGGDALTDGDRVSSD, from the coding sequence ATGAAGATCCGGGAACTGTGGAAGGGCAAACGGGGAGCGCTGCTCCTGCTGGCGGTGCTGGGAATCGTGGGGATCGCCTCCCTGGCAGGGCGCTCCCGGGCGGTGCCCCCGCCCCCTCCCCCTGCGGCGGCCCGGGTGGACGTGGTGTCCCCTGCTGCCGAGCCCCTGTTGCGGCAGGGCTTCTCCGCCAGCGCCACCCTGGAGGCCCTGGAGGACGTGGTGCTGGTGCCCAAGGTATCGGGGAAACTCAAGGAGCTTCGGGTGTCCCCGGGGGACCGGGTCCGACGGGGACAGGTGCTGGCGGTGCTGGACCACCGGGACCAGGACGCCCAGGTGGGGGCCTTGAGCGCCCAGACGGCGGTGAACCGGGCGGGGCTGGACCAGGCCCGGGCGGAACTGGAGCAGGCCCAGCGGGAACGGGAGCGGTACCGCAAACTGCTGGCGGAGGGCTACGCCACCAAACAGGAGCTGGACACCCGGGTCACCACCCTGCAGACCGCCCAGGCGGCGTACAACCGCGCCGTCGCCACGGTGCGGCAGTCCCAGGCCAGCCTCCAGGCCCAGCAGGTGAACCGGTCGGAGTTCGTCATCCTGGCCCCCATGGACGGGGTGGTGCTGAAGGACTACGACCTGGCCCCGGGGGCCCTTCTGGGGGTCTCCTCCCCGGTGGCGGAGGTGGCGCAGATCGACACCCTCAAGGCGGTGATCCAGGTCCCGGAGAACCAGCTCCCCCGGGTGCGGGAGGGGATGACGGGGCTCCTCACCGGGGAGGGCTTCCCGGGGCGGGAGGTGACGGGGACGGTGCGACGCATCGACCCCTACGTGGACCCCTCCACCCGCACCGCCCGGGTGGAGGTGCAGGTGCCCAACGGAGGCTCGGAGGCCCCCCTCAAGCCGGGCATGTTCGCCAAGGTGTTCCTGGTGGAGGCCACGGCGAAGGACGCCCTGACCCTGCCCCCGACGGTGATCCGGGACGGGGGGGTCTTCGTGGTGGAGGACGGGAAGGCGCGGCGTCGGGCCGTGACGGTGGGCCTCGTCCTGCCTGACCGGGTGCAGATCCTCTCCGGCGTGGCCTCCGGGGACCGGGTGGTGGTGGGGGGCGGCGACGCCCTGACAGACGGCGACCGCGTCTCCTCGGACTGA
- the cas3 gene encoding CRISPR-associated helicase Cas3' → MERMVDLPRFLILEAPMGEGKTEAALFALDRWQISLGRNGVYVAMPTTATSNQMYCRVERFQENRRPGGRENLHLLHGQALLSDDYDRLKARSVAPDEGETPSVQADEWFCAPKRGLLASGAVGTVDQALLGVLQTRYQYLRLFGLAGKTVIFDEVHGYDAYMLTEYENLLRWLAALNCTVVVLSATLPAATRRRMVQAFSEGMEAPVSLDVLDGVSYPRVTTLRDSGDLSCDTFPSARSFSCRIRWEHDRRSVAQSLAEEMKEEGGAVAWICNTVRSAQETYDLLKEVFRDSKIDVMLFHARYQAGERRRREKAVLERFGPGRKGGDGVVLVATQVVEQSLDLDFDHMITELAPVDLILQRLGREHRHGGCARPKAFVEPWLRILVPEGLPDDFGASGKVYLPFVLLRTWLVLKDRASLALPGQMDDLMEAVYGEAGDFPEEYRSLLARWQEEHSKGEDGSRFKAASILIPDPGGRDVTQAFSQGVQEDEGVCPRARTRLSKEDRIPVVLLHRKGEVSYQDRSGTAPVSEIPPRDPEERRRWEKRMVELSVDLPTWFLRDVDRIPEPRWKGCALLRHHGLLLLEDGKVVLGEGRCLEVDEEKGVIRHFGSEKGGASRGRDV, encoded by the coding sequence ATGGAAAGGATGGTGGACCTGCCGCGGTTTCTCATCCTCGAAGCCCCCATGGGGGAAGGGAAGACCGAGGCGGCTCTTTTCGCTCTGGATCGTTGGCAGATATCCCTGGGGAGAAACGGAGTCTACGTGGCCATGCCGACCACTGCCACCAGCAACCAGATGTACTGTCGAGTGGAGCGTTTTCAGGAGAACCGCCGTCCCGGGGGGCGAGAGAATCTGCACCTTCTCCATGGCCAGGCGTTGCTCTCCGACGACTACGATCGCCTGAAAGCTCGGTCGGTGGCTCCAGACGAGGGAGAAACCCCTTCGGTCCAGGCGGACGAGTGGTTTTGCGCCCCCAAACGGGGGCTTCTCGCCTCAGGGGCCGTGGGCACCGTGGATCAGGCGCTCCTAGGGGTCCTTCAGACCCGGTACCAGTACCTGCGGCTTTTCGGGCTGGCGGGGAAGACGGTGATCTTCGACGAAGTCCACGGTTACGACGCCTACATGCTCACGGAGTACGAGAACCTGTTGCGATGGCTTGCCGCCCTGAACTGCACCGTGGTGGTCCTTTCTGCCACCCTCCCCGCTGCGACCCGGCGCAGGATGGTCCAGGCCTTCTCCGAGGGGATGGAAGCCCCTGTGTCTCTGGATGTGCTGGACGGGGTGTCCTATCCGCGGGTGACCACCCTAAGGGACAGCGGAGACCTTTCCTGCGACACCTTCCCTTCTGCGAGATCCTTCTCCTGTCGTATTCGTTGGGAGCACGATAGACGGTCTGTGGCCCAATCCCTGGCAGAGGAGATGAAGGAGGAAGGAGGAGCCGTGGCCTGGATCTGCAACACCGTGCGCAGTGCCCAGGAGACCTATGACCTCCTGAAGGAGGTTTTTCGGGACAGCAAAATCGATGTGATGCTCTTTCATGCTCGGTATCAGGCGGGGGAGCGTCGCAGACGGGAAAAGGCGGTTCTGGAGCGCTTCGGACCAGGCAGGAAGGGCGGAGACGGGGTGGTTCTGGTGGCGACCCAAGTGGTGGAGCAGAGCTTGGATCTGGATTTCGACCACATGATCACCGAGCTGGCCCCCGTGGACCTGATCCTCCAACGATTGGGGCGGGAGCATCGTCATGGGGGGTGCGCGAGGCCCAAAGCCTTTGTGGAACCCTGGCTGCGCATCCTCGTCCCCGAAGGATTGCCGGATGATTTCGGGGCGAGCGGCAAGGTCTACTTGCCCTTCGTTCTCCTTCGTACCTGGCTTGTCCTGAAGGACCGGGCATCTCTTGCCCTGCCTGGTCAGATGGATGACCTCATGGAAGCCGTCTATGGCGAAGCGGGGGATTTCCCCGAAGAGTATCGGTCCCTGCTTGCGAGATGGCAGGAGGAACACTCGAAAGGAGAGGACGGGTCGCGCTTCAAGGCCGCGAGCATCCTCATTCCCGATCCAGGAGGGAGGGATGTGACCCAGGCCTTCTCTCAGGGGGTTCAGGAGGACGAGGGGGTTTGTCCAAGGGCCCGGACCCGACTTTCCAAAGAAGACCGAATCCCTGTCGTTTTGCTGCACCGCAAAGGGGAGGTGTCCTATCAGGACCGAAGCGGTACCGCCCCGGTCTCCGAGATTCCTCCTCGGGACCCAGAAGAGCGCAGGAGATGGGAGAAGCGGATGGTGGAACTCTCGGTGGATCTTCCAACATGGTTTCTGCGGGATGTGGACCGGATTCCGGAACCGCGGTGGAAAGGGTGTGCGCTCCTTCGGCATCACGGGTTGCTTCTCTTGGAGGACGGCAAGGTCGTCCTGGGTGAGGGGAGGTGTCTGGAGGTGGATGAAGAAAAAGGCGTGATCCGTCATTTCGGCTCTGAGAAAGGAGGTGCATCCCGTGGAAGGGACGTTTGA
- a CDS encoding efflux RND transporter permease subunit, which translates to MKLTETSLRRPVTVVMCTLALVIFGLLALKAMGVQRIPDVDFPLVTVTTVMKGASATVMDHDVADVIEEKLSSISGIESLASSSYEGRSVTTVQFDLGRDVDAAAADVRDKVNLALSDLPDEAETPVVQKFTIGDDALVTVAVLGPASYREKVQFADKVAKARLQSVSGVGDVGTPGLREREIRLWLDPALLEARSLTVKDVSDAIKNKHVELPAGSVQTDRRKVELRLTGEYGTVEDLASLPVAVRKGSVIRLRDVARVEDGFAERTDGASYNGQGVLFLTVRKQRGANEVAVADGTLKMLEELRREAPKGIELKVLSNQADFVRRSMKGVASNVMQAVALCSLIMLFFLRTLRATFVAVITIPVCLLGSFLFMKGLGLSVNNLTMMGISLAVGMVVDATTVVLENIHRHMEEGMPALRASQVGTDEVAFSVLGGATTTVAVFAPVAFMGGIVGRFFYSFGITVVCTILLSLLLSLSLTPFLCSRILHKDHPGRLARWVEGLLEGLEQAYRVALEKAVAFRWVTLGAAVGLFALGLFFAAHVGTGFFPSDDQGSFNISVELPSGTSLEETERLLVKMDRQVRTDPSVAYTYGEVGSGMGQEVNKGTLTVELVPRRERPGVTEVMARVRRDLSGYRDAKLTYATRGGADLTMTLVGGTPEELVAVSDKVLADLRRDGRLLDLKTDVRLDKPQLQIDLNRGRTDDMNLNIRDLSTEVQAFFGGLKAGVFKDRGFRYDIRLMADRSMRSSPVDVERIAVRNGAGQIVRVPGLVSVREVRAPNVVKRYARQSSLEISANVGPGFSSGEGMVLVEQTLRRHIPKDGDIRIQATGRSKTQREDFGRLITALLVAIALVYLVMAIQFESFLHPFTVMFSLPLLTPGAFGLLFLAGNNLDMMSFMGIILLVGIVVNNGIILVDFINQERARGTNKVAAALAAGPLRLRPILMTAVSTMVGSLPVALKLGEGAEMRQPMAVAVVGGLVTSTLLTLFVVPVVYLVLDDARDRARALLRWLGGLRPGRKFVNTGEPTPTGGK; encoded by the coding sequence ATGAAGCTGACCGAGACCTCCCTGCGCCGTCCCGTGACGGTGGTCATGTGCACCCTGGCCCTGGTGATCTTCGGTCTGTTGGCCCTGAAGGCCATGGGGGTGCAGCGGATCCCCGACGTGGACTTCCCCCTGGTGACGGTGACCACCGTCATGAAGGGGGCCAGCGCCACGGTGATGGACCACGACGTGGCGGACGTGATCGAGGAGAAGCTATCCAGCATCTCCGGCATCGAAAGCCTGGCCTCCAGCAGCTACGAGGGACGCTCGGTGACCACGGTGCAGTTCGACCTGGGCCGGGACGTGGACGCGGCGGCGGCGGACGTGCGGGACAAGGTGAACCTGGCCCTGTCGGACCTGCCCGACGAGGCGGAGACCCCGGTGGTGCAGAAGTTCACCATCGGAGACGACGCCCTGGTGACGGTGGCGGTGCTGGGTCCCGCGTCGTACCGGGAGAAGGTCCAGTTCGCCGACAAGGTGGCCAAGGCGCGGCTCCAGTCGGTGAGCGGCGTGGGGGACGTGGGCACCCCGGGGCTGCGGGAGCGGGAGATCCGGCTGTGGCTGGACCCGGCGCTTCTGGAGGCCCGGAGCCTGACGGTGAAGGACGTGTCCGACGCCATCAAGAACAAGCACGTGGAGCTGCCTGCGGGAAGCGTGCAGACGGACCGCCGGAAGGTGGAGCTGCGCCTGACGGGGGAATACGGCACCGTGGAGGATCTGGCCTCTCTGCCCGTGGCGGTGCGGAAGGGCAGCGTGATCCGCCTGCGGGACGTGGCCCGGGTGGAGGACGGCTTCGCGGAGCGCACCGACGGGGCCAGTTACAACGGTCAAGGCGTGCTCTTCCTGACGGTGCGCAAGCAGCGGGGGGCCAACGAGGTGGCGGTGGCGGACGGGACCCTGAAGATGCTGGAGGAACTGCGCCGGGAGGCTCCCAAGGGCATCGAGCTGAAGGTCCTCTCCAACCAGGCGGACTTCGTGCGCCGCTCCATGAAGGGCGTGGCCTCCAACGTGATGCAGGCGGTGGCCCTGTGCTCCCTCATCATGCTGTTCTTCCTGCGCACCCTCCGGGCGACCTTCGTGGCGGTGATCACCATCCCCGTGTGTCTCCTGGGGAGCTTCCTCTTCATGAAGGGTTTGGGGCTTTCGGTGAACAACCTGACCATGATGGGGATCTCCCTGGCGGTGGGGATGGTGGTGGACGCCACCACGGTGGTGCTGGAGAACATCCACCGGCACATGGAGGAGGGCATGCCCGCCCTGCGGGCCAGCCAGGTGGGCACCGACGAGGTGGCCTTCTCGGTGCTGGGGGGAGCCACCACCACGGTGGCGGTGTTCGCCCCGGTGGCCTTCATGGGGGGCATCGTGGGGCGGTTCTTCTACTCCTTCGGGATCACGGTGGTCTGCACCATCCTGCTGTCCCTGCTGCTGTCCCTGTCCCTGACCCCCTTCCTGTGCTCCCGGATCCTCCACAAGGACCACCCGGGACGCCTCGCCCGTTGGGTGGAGGGGCTCCTGGAGGGGTTGGAGCAGGCCTACCGGGTGGCCCTGGAGAAGGCGGTGGCCTTCCGGTGGGTGACCCTGGGGGCGGCGGTGGGGCTCTTCGCCCTGGGGCTGTTCTTCGCCGCCCACGTGGGCACCGGGTTCTTTCCCTCCGACGACCAGGGGTCCTTCAACATCAGCGTGGAACTGCCTTCTGGCACCTCCCTGGAGGAGACGGAACGGCTCCTGGTGAAGATGGACCGGCAGGTGCGCACCGACCCCTCGGTGGCCTACACCTACGGGGAGGTAGGCTCCGGCATGGGGCAGGAGGTCAACAAAGGTACCCTCACGGTGGAGCTGGTGCCCCGCCGAGAACGCCCGGGAGTGACGGAGGTCATGGCCCGGGTACGCCGGGACCTCTCGGGGTACCGGGACGCCAAGCTCACCTACGCCACCCGGGGGGGGGCGGACCTCACCATGACCCTGGTGGGGGGCACCCCGGAGGAGCTGGTGGCGGTGTCCGACAAGGTCCTGGCGGACCTGCGCCGGGACGGGCGACTCCTGGACCTGAAGACGGACGTGCGGCTGGACAAGCCGCAGCTGCAGATCGACCTGAACCGGGGCCGCACGGACGACATGAACCTGAACATCCGGGACCTGTCCACGGAGGTGCAGGCCTTCTTCGGGGGGCTCAAGGCGGGGGTCTTCAAGGATCGGGGCTTCCGGTACGACATCCGCCTCATGGCGGACCGGTCCATGCGGTCCTCCCCGGTTGACGTGGAGCGCATCGCGGTGCGCAACGGGGCGGGGCAGATCGTTCGGGTGCCCGGGCTGGTGTCGGTGCGGGAGGTGCGGGCCCCCAACGTGGTGAAGCGCTACGCCCGGCAGAGTTCCCTGGAGATCAGCGCCAACGTGGGACCGGGCTTCTCCTCCGGAGAAGGCATGGTCCTGGTGGAACAAACCCTCCGGAGGCACATCCCGAAGGACGGGGACATCCGCATCCAGGCCACGGGACGGTCCAAGACCCAGCGGGAGGACTTCGGGCGGCTCATCACGGCGCTTCTGGTGGCCATCGCCCTGGTGTACCTGGTCATGGCGATCCAGTTCGAGTCGTTCCTCCACCCCTTCACGGTGATGTTCTCCCTGCCCCTGCTCACCCCCGGGGCCTTCGGGCTGCTCTTCCTGGCGGGGAACAACCTGGACATGATGAGCTTCATGGGCATCATCCTCCTGGTGGGCATCGTGGTGAACAACGGCATCATCCTGGTGGACTTCATCAACCAGGAGCGGGCCCGGGGAACCAACAAGGTGGCCGCAGCCCTGGCGGCGGGGCCGTTGCGCCTTCGTCCCATCCTCATGACCGCCGTGTCCACCATGGTGGGCTCCCTGCCGGTGGCCCTGAAGCTGGGGGAGGGGGCGGAGATGCGTCAGCCCATGGCGGTGGCGGTGGTGGGAGGTCTGGTCACCTCCACCCTCCTGACCCTGTTCGTGGTGCCGGTGGTGTACCTGGTGCTGGACGACGCCCGAGACCGGGCCCGAGCCCTGCTGCGCTGGCTGGGGGGGCTTCGTCCGGGACGCAAATTCGTCAATACGGGGGAACCGACCCCCACGGGAGGCAAGTGA
- the casA gene encoding type I-E CRISPR-associated protein Cse1/CasA has translation MEGTFDLTERPWILCRLRDGSTVSLGLLDLFLRAPEIEGIVGGDPLEEGALYRFLVVVAHRILQGPVSSAQWEDLWDRGAFDPPGVREYFRVWKDRFDLFHREFPFFQHPGCGDVEANSATVMAHSLASGNNAVLFDHHEDGVSVRWSPATAARKLLVAQGYSLGGLGPSYKGSRQQFYQAPLVPGALVILRGDNLFQTVMLNLLVLGKDHPLPGSGSASDLPLWEQDPRPFRPGEERVPKGYLDYMTWQARLVQILPEEDGTVARVRWIQGVRTPDIGTGEPMMVFRRQEAKAGKAKPGSPEWFPLRFSEGRACWRDSAALAAPVKDQTDRYRPPETLLALVNDHRDHPGVPQVVRVNLYGLLADKAKPLLWRKESLPIPVAYLAEDRWYLALEQALLLAEEVASRSLGWGLRLAADDLEDPLRKEAKEAFAQWARNTVQTSYWASLEVPFYRLFLAGNPATLPQEDLESRWRRQLGRSARSAFHQVGGALEGKSEGLRAWARGKQGLDGSLYRLLGDDAKEG, from the coding sequence GTGGAAGGGACGTTTGATCTGACGGAGCGTCCGTGGATCCTCTGCAGGCTTCGGGATGGCTCGACGGTGTCCTTGGGGCTCCTGGATCTGTTCCTTCGGGCGCCTGAGATCGAGGGAATCGTCGGTGGCGATCCCCTGGAAGAAGGGGCACTCTATCGGTTTCTCGTTGTAGTGGCCCACCGAATCCTCCAGGGCCCCGTTTCCAGCGCCCAATGGGAAGACCTGTGGGACCGAGGGGCGTTCGATCCCCCCGGAGTGAGGGAATACTTCCGTGTCTGGAAAGACCGTTTCGACCTCTTCCATCGGGAGTTTCCCTTTTTTCAGCACCCGGGATGTGGGGATGTGGAGGCGAATTCTGCGACGGTGATGGCCCATTCTCTGGCTTCGGGAAACAACGCCGTTCTGTTCGATCACCACGAGGATGGGGTGTCTGTCCGCTGGTCCCCCGCCACGGCGGCCCGAAAGCTCCTGGTCGCCCAGGGTTATTCCCTGGGTGGGCTGGGGCCTTCGTATAAAGGGTCCAGACAGCAGTTCTACCAGGCCCCCCTCGTCCCGGGGGCTCTGGTGATTCTTCGGGGAGACAACCTGTTCCAGACGGTGATGCTGAACCTCCTGGTTCTGGGGAAGGATCACCCCTTGCCTGGTTCTGGTTCCGCTTCCGATCTCCCCCTGTGGGAACAGGATCCGAGGCCTTTTCGGCCCGGGGAGGAAAGGGTTCCCAAGGGATACCTGGATTACATGACCTGGCAGGCCCGGCTGGTGCAGATCCTTCCCGAGGAGGACGGAACCGTGGCAAGGGTGCGATGGATTCAGGGGGTACGGACTCCCGACATCGGTACGGGGGAGCCCATGATGGTCTTTCGCAGACAGGAAGCCAAGGCAGGGAAGGCAAAACCGGGTTCTCCGGAATGGTTTCCCCTTCGTTTCTCGGAGGGAAGGGCCTGCTGGAGAGACAGCGCAGCCCTGGCGGCCCCGGTGAAGGACCAAACAGATCGCTACCGCCCCCCGGAGACCCTTCTGGCTTTGGTGAACGACCACAGGGACCACCCGGGGGTCCCCCAGGTGGTGCGGGTGAATCTCTACGGTCTTCTGGCGGATAAGGCCAAACCCCTGCTCTGGCGCAAGGAGAGCCTGCCCATCCCCGTGGCCTATTTGGCGGAGGACCGCTGGTACCTGGCCCTGGAACAGGCCCTCCTCTTGGCCGAAGAGGTGGCTTCCCGGTCCTTGGGTTGGGGGCTTCGCCTTGCGGCGGACGACCTGGAGGACCCCCTACGCAAGGAGGCGAAGGAAGCCTTTGCCCAGTGGGCCCGCAACACGGTCCAAACCTCCTACTGGGCTTCCTTGGAGGTCCCCTTCTACCGTCTTTTCCTGGCAGGGAATCCTGCCACGCTTCCCCAGGAGGATCTGGAATCCCGATGGCGACGCCAGTTGGGTCGAAGCGCCCGATCGGCCTTCCACCAGGTGGGGGGCGCGTTGGAGGGCAAATCGGAGGGACTGCGGGCCTGGGCACGAGGAAAACAGGGATTGGATGGTAGCCTGTACCGACTGCTCGGCGACGATGCGAAGGAGGGATGA